The following coding sequences are from one Mytilus trossulus isolate FHL-02 chromosome 8, PNRI_Mtr1.1.1.hap1, whole genome shotgun sequence window:
- the LOC134727482 gene encoding serine-enriched protein-like, which translates to MDRCESTLALIDFEQVEQNDYSSGYESTPSDSESSTPTQKSQYDTFLPTSYNRDPVKIKEKMSYRNTQALTEQLKVISSIPELCDVTFEVGPEHVKVHGVKAILGTRSRVLYNLILKKQKEAEFQSKADKKGKQKKTTVKSDKVLIVVRKYEPEDFKKIIQFIHSGSVDINSSCVAGLLCGASQFGLDDLERACWDFVNYSVNSGTISKIIPSAKRYSHHKTGQRLLEMIFSKTQQHVEL; encoded by the coding sequence ATGGATAGATGTGAATCCACTCTGGCTTTAATAGACTTTGAACAAGTGGAGCAGAATGACTATTCATCTGGTTATGAATCCACACCATCAGACTCGGAGTCATCTACACCAACCCAGAAATCGCAATATGACACATTTTTACCAACCAGCTACAACAGGGACCCagtcaaaatcaaagaaaagatGAGTTACAGAAATACACAAGCTCTGACAGAACAACTGAAGGTCATCTCGTCCATACCAGAACTTTGTGATGTCACATTTGAAGTTGGACCAGAACATGTCAAAGTTCATGGTGTCAAGGCCATCTTGGGAACGAGAAGCAGGGTGCTGTACAAtctcattttaaagaaacaaaaggaAGCTGAATTTCAGAGTAAAGCTGACAAAAAAGGAAAGCAAAAGAAAACCACGGTAAAATCAGACAAAGTTCTCATTGTCGTGAGAAAGTATGAACCAGAGGACTTCAAAAAGATAATTCAGTTCATACACAGTGGTTCTGTGGACATCAACAGTTCATGTGTAGCTGGACTTTTATGTGGAGCATCACAGTTTGGTCTGGATGACCTTGAAAGAGCATGCTGGGACTTTGTCAACTATTCTGTTAATTCAGGAACCATCTCAAAGATTATACCATCTGCCAAGCGATACAGTCATCATAAAACTGGACAAAGACTCTTAGAGATGATATTTAGTAAAACACAACAACATGTTGAATTGTAA
- the LOC134727483 gene encoding serine-enriched protein-like yields the protein MDRCESTLALMDFEQVEQDDYSSGYESTPSDSESSTPTQKSQYDTLVPTSYNRDPVKIKEKMSYRNTQALTEQLKVISSISELCDVTFEVGPENVKVHGVKAILGTRSRVLYNLILKKQKEAEFQSKADKKGKQKKTTVKSDKVLIVVRKYEPEDFKKIIQFIHSGSVDINSSCVAGLLCGASQFGLDDLERACWDFVNYSVNSGTISKIIPSAKRYSHHKTGQRLLEMIFSKTQQHVEL from the coding sequence ATGGATAGATGTGAATCCACTCTGGCTTTAATGGACTTTGAACAAGTGGAGCAGGATGACTATTCATCTGGTTATGAATCCACACCATCAGACTCGGAGTCATCTACACCAACCCAGAAATCACAATATGATACATTGGTACCAACCAGCTACAACAGGGACCCagtcaaaatcaaagaaaagatGAGTTACAGAAATACACAAGCTCTGACAGAACAACTGAAGGTCATCTCGTCCATATCAGAACTTTGTGATGTCACATTTGAAGTTGGACCAGAAAATGTCAAAGTTCATGGTGTCAAGGCCATCTTGGGAACGAGAAGCAGGGTGCTGTACAAtctcattttaaagaaacaaaaggaAGCTGAATTTCAGAGTAAAGCTGACAAAAAAGGAAAGCAAAAGAAAACCACGGTAAAATCAGACAAAGTTCTCATTGTCGTGAGAAAGTATGAACCAGAGGACTTCAAAAAGATAATTCAGTTCATACACAGTGGTTCTGTGGACATCAACAGTTCATGTGTAGCTGGACTTTTATGTGGAGCATCACAGTTTGGTCTGGATGACCTTGAAAGAGCATGCTGGGACTTTGTCAACTATTCTGTTAATTCAGGAACCATCTCAAAGATTATACCATCTGCCAAGCGATACAGTCATCATAAAACTGGACAAAGACTCTTGGAGATGATATTTAGTAAAACACAACAACATGTTGAATTGTAA